The stretch of DNA ttatttcataaatatacaaaagtgacaaaaaatttatatttttttagaaatctattattttttatataaaaatacataatgGTATTTTTCCGttgttttctaaaaaaaaaatattgttttaacATTGTTGctgcaaaaaaaataatatgagtTTTTTACAACTATACATAGtgtagtttttttgttgttttagaacaaaattattttgagttGCTGCTACGAAAAAACAATGTGAAAGCagcattttttattaaaaaaataagtaaaagctgtaaaaaaaaaaatagtaaaagtgtaaaaaaaaaaaaaaaatctaattttaggTGTATggccatattatatttttttacatgagtttttttttaataaatagttttgtaaaTAGTGTAgagttataattattttttttaaaaaaaataaactactattatattaaaacaaaagttATAATACAATAAGCATGAGAGGAGAAAGTATTTCCTCCAACCATGAACATTTAGCATTAGCTATAGCCAATAAacgtttagttttttttttcatctttttaatgataaaaattaaattactaaATATACTATTAAAAAGTGTACGTTTGTGGCTCTTgtgtttccttttttttttttaataaattacaaTTAAATCGAAACATTTTGTGGATGAAATTAAAACTTGAGATTTTAAATTGAAAGCGAAACTACATTAAAAGAAATAATGTAGCAGTTATGGCGGTTTAAAATTGGACCATGCGATTGTCTCCAGTTCCTTCCATGGTTCTCTTCTCAGCCACGTGGAGTTTCCCGCTCCTCTGACGATGATGGCCAAATTCACATAGCAAAGAACAACATGGTGGCATTCAATTGCCTCACAATTATAGGTTTTTCAATTCCCTTTTTTTTTCGTATCTTAACTTTTTGATTTGATCTTACCATTTAATCAATCGTTGAAGCATTCAGTTGAGTcgtattataatttataaatgttAGATAAGACATTGCCTTTACACATTTCGACTGCTTATTCTcagatttttaaagttattGTGCATTTTTCGATGAAGATACATAACAATTTTGTGAAATGATGGCTTCATTGTTGCGGTGTTTGATTTGGCTAAGCATGTCCTTTGGATagacactatatatatatatatatttatatatagtgaGTCTGGATCTGGGTGGAGATGAAGATTTCAGCACTTTTGACTTCTGCTGGAATCAATATAGGTGTGTGTTTGGTACTTGTGTCGTTATACTCGATATTGAGAAAACAACCAAGTAATATAAGTGTTTACTTTGGGCGGAGGATTGCTACCGGTCGCTCAAGGCGAAATATTGATCCTTATTGCTTTGAGAGATTTATTCCTTCTCCGAGTTGGGTATTGAGAGCCTGGGAAAGTACTGAACAAGAGTTTTTTAATATTGGTGGGTTAGATGCTGTGGTTTTCCTCAGGATTGTGGTTTTTAGTATTAGAATTTTCACTATAGCTGCACTCACTTGTTGTTTTCTGGTTCTTCCGGTGAATTATTATGGTCAAAAGAGGCAGTACCAACAAATTCCATTGGAGTCATTGGAAGTATTTACCATCTTAAATGTTAAAGAAGCCTCAAAGTGGCTTTGGGTTCATTGTCTTGCATTATATATCATAACATGCTCAGCTTGTGTGCTTCTTTACTTGGAGTATAAAAGCATTTCGAAAATGAGGCTTGCTCATATTAGTGAATCTCCACCAAACCCAAGTCATTTTACGGTTCTAGTTCGTGCTATTCCTTGGTCTGTTGAAGACTCGTATAGTAATAGTGTGAAAAGATTCTTTATGAAATATCATGCATCAGCAGGTTATTTGTTTCACCAAATGGTATATAAAGCTGGTACAATTCAGAAATTGATGAATGATGCAGAGAAAATGTACATGATGTTTAAGGATGTTTCTGCAATTGAAAAGAATTGTGCACCTAGTTTAATCCATTGCGGTACATCATGTGTTGTAGAGCATTCAAATTCTTTTAAGATCCTTTCTTCTTCAGATCAGGATAATGTCAAGGGAAAAGTTGTTCATGACTTTTGTGATGATATGGATTTTCCTGGAAGTAGTAAAAAGGAGTGTGCCACTGCTTTTGTGTTCTTCAAGACGCGCCATGCAGCCGTTGTTGCTTCACAGGTTCTTCAATCATCAAATCCCATGTTATGGGTGACAGACATGGCGCCTGAACCACATGATGTTTATTGGTCAAACCTTTGGATACCATTTGGGCAACTCTGGGTTCGTAAGATAGCAATTCATATCTCTGCCATTGCCTTCATGCTAGTGTTTCTTATTCCAGTTACCTTTGTTCAAGGCATGACTCAACTAGAGCAGTTACAACAAACATTTCCATTTCTTAAAGGAATTTTAAAGAAGAAACTTGTAAGTGGGTTGTTTACAGGTTACCTTCCAAGTGTGATTTTGATGTTAGCTCTTTATACAGTTCCACCAGTTATGATGTTATTTTCAGCAGTAGAAGGAACTATATCAAGAAGTGGGAGAAAGAAGAGTGCATGTTGCAAAATATTGTATTTCACAATATGGAATGTGTTTTTTGTCAATGTCTTTACCGGGTCTGTAATCCGCCAATTGAGAGTCTTTTCTAGTGTGAAGGACATACCTGCACAGCTTGCTATTGCTGTTCCAGCTCAAGCAGGTTTCTTCTTGACTTATGTTTTGTCATCTGGTTGGGCAAGCTTGGCATGTGAAGTCATGCAACTTTACCCTCTCCTTTGCAActtgataaaaaaatttatactaAGAATCGACTCATCATCAGTCTCACCAAGTGATGCTCTCTCCTTTCCATATCATACCGAAATTCCAAGACTTTTGCTATTTGGATTCATTGGCTTCACATGTTCTATCTTGGTTCCCTTAATATTACCCTTTTTGCTGGTTTATTTTATAATGGCATTCTTTGTCTACCGAAACCAGATTCTGAACGTGTATGTTACAAAATACGAAAGTGGGGGACAGTACTGGCCTATTGTTCACAATACCACTATATTTTCATTACTGTTAATGCAAATAATTGCTCTTGGGGTTTTTGGATTAAGAAAGTCTCCAGTTGCATCAGGTTTCACCATTCCACTGATTATTTTCACTATTCTTTTTAATGAATACTGTCGGCAGAGATTCAACCCCATTTATAAGAACCATGTTGCAGAGATTCTTATTGATATGGATCAGAGAGATGAGCGATCTGGAGCCATGGTAGAAATCCATCAAATGTTGCAAACTGCCTACTGCCAATTCACAGTGAATCCTCATGACATTTTCAAATGTGGATGTTCAAATCATCACGATGATAACCTTTGCGTCCCGGTTCCAAGCCAAGAGAATTGTCCAGAAGAATCAGCTAGCCACAAGTGAAAAGAgctttttttctttgttaataTTTTGGTGTGCATATTTACACCTTTGTAAAAACTGTAGTCATCATTAAGTTGAGTTAATGTGCTTGTGAAATTCTTAGACACAAAAACCTATTGAAACTGCTTAGAATATCTTAGTTAAAAGGTTCTGAGTTTTTGGAGAGCCAAAACTTGTTGTTCTGAAAATTCATTATTGAATCCAGCAAGAGCTGTGGTTATTAAATTGGCTGCCTGTAACCCCCTATGACTTCATGGgtttttaaacaaaaatcaaaTCAACAAGGCCAGTCCTGATAGATGATTTGTGCTGTTTACTAACTTTCAGTGCATATTTCTTTTTCCATGGAGATAAGTAAAAAAAGTTGTTCAAAACCAATAGCTAGTATGATAATAGTTTTTATCAACTTCTCCATAACATTAACCTAACATTTTTTAAACCCAATGGCAAAACTGTTATGGTTATTTTTCTCCCTAACCATTCAGCACCAAATATTGATATTTGTTTCGAGAATCAATG from Cannabis sativa cultivar Pink pepper isolate KNU-18-1 chromosome 2, ASM2916894v1, whole genome shotgun sequence encodes:
- the LOC115718439 gene encoding CSC1-like protein RXW8, which gives rise to MKISALLTSAGINIGVCLVLVSLYSILRKQPSNISVYFGRRIATGRSRRNIDPYCFERFIPSPSWVLRAWESTEQEFFNIGGLDAVVFLRIVVFSIRIFTIAALTCCFLVLPVNYYGQKRQYQQIPLESLEVFTILNVKEASKWLWVHCLALYIITCSACVLLYLEYKSISKMRLAHISESPPNPSHFTVLVRAIPWSVEDSYSNSVKRFFMKYHASAGYLFHQMVYKAGTIQKLMNDAEKMYMMFKDVSAIEKNCAPSLIHCGTSCVVEHSNSFKILSSSDQDNVKGKVVHDFCDDMDFPGSSKKECATAFVFFKTRHAAVVASQVLQSSNPMLWVTDMAPEPHDVYWSNLWIPFGQLWVRKIAIHISAIAFMLVFLIPVTFVQGMTQLEQLQQTFPFLKGILKKKLVSGLFTGYLPSVILMLALYTVPPVMMLFSAVEGTISRSGRKKSACCKILYFTIWNVFFVNVFTGSVIRQLRVFSSVKDIPAQLAIAVPAQAGFFLTYVLSSGWASLACEVMQLYPLLCNLIKKFILRIDSSSVSPSDALSFPYHTEIPRLLLFGFIGFTCSILVPLILPFLLVYFIMAFFVYRNQILNVYVTKYESGGQYWPIVHNTTIFSLLLMQIIALGVFGLRKSPVASGFTIPLIIFTILFNEYCRQRFNPIYKNHVAEILIDMDQRDERSGAMVEIHQMLQTAYCQFTVNPHDIFKCGCSNHHDDNLCVPVPSQENCPEESASHK